A region from the Musa acuminata AAA Group cultivar baxijiao chromosome BXJ1-10, Cavendish_Baxijiao_AAA, whole genome shotgun sequence genome encodes:
- the LOC135596179 gene encoding probable protein phosphatase 2C 12 — translation MAAKAGRAMPLGVLLKRESTSEKIENPDFLYGQASQSKKGEDFTFLKAECQRVPGDGVTTFAVFAIFDGHNGSAAAIYAKENLLNNILYAIPSNLNRDEWLAALPRALVAGFVKTDKDFQTKAHSSGTTVTFVIIDGWVVTVASVGDSRCILESAAEGSIYCLSADHRLDVNEEEVERITASGGEVGRLNVVGGVEIGPLRCWPGGLCLSRSIGDMDVGEYIIPVPYVKQVKLSSSGGRLIISSDGVWDALTFEMAFNCSRGLPPDAAANQIVKEAVQVKGLRDDTTCIVVDMLPPEKLTPSVPPKKQGMGVFKNMFRRKSSESSSHSERGESPEPDVVEEIFEEGSASLAQRLEAEYPIRNMFKLFVCAVCQVEMKPGEGISVHADSSQPGNLHPWDGPFLCPSCQEKKEAMEGKRSSRDSSSRRSSESE, via the exons ATGGCGGCGAAGGCGGGGAGGGCGATGCCGCTGGGGGTGCTGCTGAAGAGGGAGTCGACGAGCGAAAAGATCGAGAATCCGGACTTTCTTTACGGGCAGGCCAGCCAGAGCAAGAAGGGGGAGGATTTCACCTTCCTTAAGGCCGAGTGCCAGCGCGTGCCCGGCGATGGCGTCACCACCTTCGCCGTCTTCGCG ATCTTTGATGGACATAATGGTTCTGCAGCTGCCATTTATGCGAAGGAAaatcttttgaataatattttatatgctattccttcaaatctgaatagagACGAGTGGCTAGCGGCACTACCAAGAGCTTTGGTTGCAGGATTTGTGAAAACAGATAAAGACTTTCAAACTAAAG CACATTCTTCAGGAACTACTGTCACATTTGTCATAATAGATGGATGGGTAGTAACTGTAGCATCAGTTGGCGATTCACGATGCATACTTGAATCTGCCGCCGAAGGTTCTATTTATTGTTTGTCTGCAGACCATCGGCTGGATGTTAATGAAGAAGA GGTTGAGCGTATAACAGCAAGTGGAGGTGAGGTTGGACGATTGAACGTTGTCGGAGGTGTAGAG ATAGGTCCTCTCAGATGTTGGCCAGGTGGATTATGCTTATCAAGATCAATTGGAGATATGGATGTTGGTGAATATATAATTCCAGTTCCTTATGTCAAGCAAGTAAAG CTCTCCAGTTCCGGCGGGCGGCTGATCATTTCAAGTGATGGTGTCTGGGATGCTTTGACTTTTGAAATGGCCTTCAATTGCTCTCGAGGCCTACCACCAGATGCTGCTGCCAATCAGATTGTTAAA GAAGCAGTGCAAGTAAAAGGATTACGAGATGATACCACCTGCATTGTGGTTGATATGTTACCACCCGAGAAGTTAACCCCTAGTGTACCACCAAAGAAGCAAGGGATGGGGGTATTCAAAAATATGTTCCGCAGGAAGTCTTCAGAGTCATCTTCTCATTCAGAGAGGGGGGAATCTCCAGAGCCAGATGTAGTGGAGGAAATATTTGAGGAAGGATCTGCATCACTGGCCCAAAG GCTAGAGGCCGAGTATCCCATCCGCAACATGTTCAAACTTTTTGTTTGTGCAGTTTGCCAGGTGGAGATGAAACCTGGTGAAGGAATTTCTGTCCATGCTGATTCATCACAACCTGGAAATTTGCATCCATGGGATGGTCCTTTCCTTTGCCCGAGTTGCCAAGAAAAGAAGGAAGCAATGGAAGGGAAAAGGTCTTCCAGAG ATTCCTCATCAAGAAGGAGCTCTGAAAGTGAGTAG
- the LOC103969176 gene encoding uncharacterized protein LOC103969176, with the protein MGLMDHQSGCGGGTAPPAPPMSPRISFSCDFTLEVPTVRAPGPPPDPNFEFLVGSHPMITADQIFFKGRLLPLKDNHPSGSSRGMITTLRDELRGNEEACGQPRERPPKAPIKWKELLGLKKSRNPAAKKSDKNEGSQLGKSMQEL; encoded by the exons ATGGGTTTGATGGATCACCAGAGTGGTTGCGGCGGAGGCACTGCCCCGCCCGCTCCTCCGATGAGCCCGCGCATCTCGTTCTCTTGCGACTTCACACTGGAGGTGCCCACCGTGCGCGCTCCCGGCCCGCCACCCGACCCCAACTTCGAGTTCTTGGTCGGCAGCCACCCGATGATCACCGCCGACCAGATCTTCTTCAAGGGCAGGCTTCTTCCGCTCAAGGACAACCACCCCTCCGGTTCCAGCAGGGGTATGATCACCACCCTCCGCGACGAGCTCCGAGGCAACGAGGAGGCGTGCGGACAACCGAGGGAGCGGCCGCCAAAGGCTCCCATCAAGTGGAAGGAGCTTCTCGGGCTCAAGAAGTCGCGTAATCCAGCGGCAAAGAAGTCCGATAAGAACGAAGGATCCCAGCTCGGCAAATCTATGCAG GAACTATGA